The Leucoraja erinacea ecotype New England unplaced genomic scaffold, Leri_hhj_1 Leri_1396S, whole genome shotgun sequence DNA window gagaggaagaacaggggaaagagagggagaggaggaggagtgaagggagagtgagggagggagagagggggaggaggagagaggaagggtagTTGAGgaagaagaggggaaagagagggaggggaggggaggggagggggtcagCACAGAGGAGCGCTGGTTACCGTATGACCCCGATGGCGGCTCCAGGCTTCAGGCAGGGAAAGAGGAGGGCGGGAAGAAgtagaggagtggggggagatgAGGAAGGGAGCAGGCAGAGCGTCAACCAGAAAtcttcagcggcttcaatccagagccccgTCGATAACGGCCGCCTTTGACCGCCATGTTCTAGAAGCCGAGCCGAAGCTCGAGCAGAATccttgacttcaggaggtcacataatggagagtacgccccaatctccatctacggggacagtgtggagagagtgtccagctttaagtttctgggcactcacatttcagaggacctcacatggtccaccaacaccgctgcgctggtcaagaaggcacagcaacgattgttctacctgagaacattaaaaaagactggtctgccccaacagctgctgacaagaGAGCATATtagcgtatggcatctctgtgtggcatctcagctgcacggagaggagagctcttcagcacgtcgtccacagagcgcagaagattattgggacacagctaccagccttggagggcatctaccacacacggtgcctcaggaaggccgtcagcatccataaagacccctcacacccttgtaacggactgttcgaactacttccctccggcagactttacaaggccttctacgcccgaacctccagactcaggaacagcttcattcccagagctatagtggctctgaactggccctgctgagtgccccccatcccccctggactgtctccctcggatggtcacgtcgcacagacacatctgcactttagtctgtttgaactgatttgactattttactgttctttttacaatccatgtttctcggggtatctaaatctaaattttattagttatttaagttatgaccggatggaagctgcataccaaatctcgttgcgcttatgtgcaatgacaataaaatatattattattattattatttttgaacCGTTGGGCTGTGGGTGGGGCTGGGCGCTGCGGGAGTGCTGGGCACGAGAGCGTATTAGTGTTGAGCCACTTCGTCAAgtctattcatcacatacacatacgagatgtgcagtgaataaTAGATACCATAACCACTGCCCGATAATCGAGCAGCACTCGTCTCTGCTCCCGCAGCGCCCAGAGCCCGACCGCTGAAAACAAAGTCTGCTCGAGCTTCGGCCCAACCTCTAAAAATGTCTGCGTCCACGCCCGCCCGCAGCCTCGCTCGCGTTCACCGCCCGgcacctggtggggaggctgctgctctacgacctgggtacttgctgcctctaccccctccccctctatcccttccctctctactcctgctccctctctacaccctccctctaccccctctctacaccctccctctaccccctctctactacccctccacaccctccccccctcccccctctaccctcctGCCTCCTGCTCGctactctaacccccccccctccctctacccctcctactaccctctccttccctctccctctacccacctacccctcctcctctgtgtcccctcctttccctctccctccctctacactccctccccctctacactctccccctcctctctctcctctcctctctctccacctccactcccccctctcccactctcacccccccccccccgtgtggggggggggggggtgttagtgtgtgtgtgtgacgcagcCCAGCAGCCCCCGCCCTCACAACCGTGCGTTGAGGTGATGGGACCCAACGTgatccccttggtctagtattagatatgatagatagatatagatagagagattggacccgctagaggcaggaagcgtgttccccatgttgggggggggggggggggggggagtccacacacacagtttaagaataagggggggagGCAGCAAAGAGTGAGCGACACACGTTTACATTCAGTgcttttacaatatatataattTTCTGATAACAAAGTACAGTGGTGTGAAAAAAACTCGCCAtacaaccctccccctcccccccatcccctcaacccccctctcccccccctacaaAAACGAGCAAAACCTGAGACATTTTATACAGGCCATACCAAAATGTATGTACATGATTacagccccccctctctctctctctctctcccgcgctctctctatctcccccctctctctctcccatctctttctctctctctctctctctctttgctggacagagagagagcgagagagagagagaggggggaggagagagagggggagagagaggtgggagataggggggggagggagggagggggcagagagggagggggcgagagggggggggggggagagagggagggggggggggggggagggagggggagaggagagggtggggggaggggagaggggaaggagagggaagggaggggggacgaggagagaggggaggaggagagaggggagggggaggaagagagagagggagcgggagagagagagggagagggagagaggggatggggagagagaggagggggaggagaggggggagaggattcACAGTCTAGGATATgtccacaatcacaatcacattaGGAGCTAACGTTTAAATAAAGCAGTAACTAGAAAATATATTCTCTCTGTATTTACACGCAAGCAGTCTCTCCCCTGAccgctctgcccctctctctgtactAGTAGATCATTCTGCCCCTCTATCACTCCATTCTATCCCACAATtcatctgagctacagggagaggttggggcaggctgaGCCTCTATTCCTAGGAGCACAGCAGGATAAGGGTGATCTGatggaggtgtgtaaaatcacgagaggaatagatccggtagacgcacagtctcttgcccagagtaggggaatcgaggaccagaggacacgggttcaaggtgaagggggaaagatttaataggaatctgaggggcaacctttccacaccgtggagggggtgggtgtatggaacgagctgccggaggaggtagttgaggctgggactatcccaacacttgggcaggtacatggataggacaggtttggagggatatgggccaaacgcgggcagcaggtgggacttgtgtagatggggcatattgttcggggtgggactagtgtagatgggtcgtgttggtcggggtgggactagattagatggggcatgttgttcggggcgggactagtgtagatggggcatgttggtcggggtgggactagtgtagatggggcatgttggtcggggtgggacgacGTAgatgtagtgtagatggggcatgttggtcggggtgggactagtgtagatggggcatgttggtggggcaagttgggcagaagggagagcctgtttccacactgtatcactctgtgactgtacTGTCCCATGTTGAAGAGATCGTGTCTGCCCCATGTCACTCaccctgtagatggggcatgttggtcggggtctccctgtagatggggcattccctctctccccccaccactctcttttTGTTCCCACACtcttcactccccccctctccctccttccctccctcccactccctccccccccccccccccccctccacctctctccccccctctctttctctccctccctctccctccctctctctccccccctctccccctctctctcctgctcctctctctctctccccccactgagaccccctctcccacaaccatcctcctttctctctcctctcctctatctctctccccctagaACCCTTCTACCCCTCTTTATCTCCTCCTACCCCTCGccacatctccctctctctccgggcTCActcggggagtggggggaggggggggtggtgggtcgggcggggagggggggcggctgccccctccccctgcgccccccaccgccccccctggGCACGCCCTGCGCGCTGAGCAGCGACTCGAGCATCTCAAAGGCGTCTTTGTAGTGACTGTGGCCGTTGGTCTCGGGGGTAGAGAGGGGcggcggggagaggggagggaggggggagggaggagggggagagggagggggagggaggatttACGcctgccctcccctctcccctctcttcgtaCAGTGGTGTCCTGTGGTGTTTTGTGTctgtgactccccccccccctctttccctcctctcccccttcctacccccccccccctcctcctctccccccccctcctctgaagATCTgcgcctcttctctccccccgtcCGCGGGGGTCTCTGCCAGGGGAGACCATCGCCCCCCCGCTTCACCCTGTACTGGCTGAGCGTCACTCGCAGAGGGACCCCCTTCCcgcccccctgcccctgcccccctcccccccccccctcccctcccttctccctccccctcctccacgaGACCGTCCCCCCGAGGGTGGGGGGCTGTCGAGAGCAAGGTTGGGGGGGCAGCCCCCCCGAGCCCAGGCCGGGACCCTCCTCCAACTCGACGCCATCCAAGCGTGGCTTCTTAGAGGCTTGGCATgcctggggagagagagagagaggggggggaaagagaataATTATTACAGGCAATGGGGGCAGGAGGGGAGGGTGTAAGTCGGGGTTGTTCGATGTGAGTGGGCGGGCGGGGGCAGGAAGgacgtggggagagggggggggcgttATAGACAGTGAGagcgggggaagagaggggggtgtACGATGAGTCGGGGCGGGGAGATGGGAGCGGgtggagagggggacagaggggagagatactggctgatgagattaaagaaattgatacaaaatattcaaaagctccttGTCTAGAGCTCcataagaatagagttgaacttcaattgagacatggtttgttattagtatcaccgattgggaatcagctacttaaaaccaaaagtcaattttatatacatggtgataaatctggcaaattacttgccaatcagttgaaagcggtgtcggccaaacgtcagattattaaagtgagtaaacgggatggtacattgactgtagaccatgatgaaattaacaaatcctttcaggaattttatacctccctataccaatcagaatttcctactgattccaatataatacatgagtttttaaagaaaactgaacttgccaaatttaccacataatgagtctctgttgttagatgaacccatcacggaggaagaaatacagaaagcaatcctttcgatgaattctggtaaagctcccggTCTGGATGGGGTTACAGTGGAATATATAAAGTATTGTTCGAGTTTACTGTCCCACTGGCTATGCAAGttttttaaagaagcctttttaatgaaTATATTACCTCAATtcttttatgaagcatctatttctttaattcttaaaaaagataaagaccctactgaagtgacatcatatagacctatatcactgttaaatgtagattccaaaattctttcaaaaatattagctatgagattggaaaatattttaccgcaaattatttctgaagatcaggcaggttttattaaaaatcgatACTCATACTTTTACGTTAGATTAATGAATATTTTATGTACAGCATCAAATAATATtccagaatgtgtcatttcacttgatgctgagaaggcatttgatagagtagattgggaatacttattcaatacacttgaaaattTTAAGATTGGCCCAAAATTTAtctcttggatcaagctgatatatcatatatcTCAGGCTTCTGTATTTActaataatcagagatccccctttatcaggctctttcgaggtactagacagaGCTGTCCCTTTActgtttgatattgctttggaacctttggccaccgctTTTAGGGAATCCACCAATATTTTTGATATTGTCCGTGAGAATAAGACACAAAAGCTATCTCTCTATGCAGATGATCAGTTATTATTCATCTCTAACCCAGAGAAATCTATTCCTGCAATAGTAGcactacttaatcaatttagtcgtttatctggttataaactaaattttagtaagagtgagctttttccattaaacaatcaaatttcgaattatggacagtttccatttaggTTGACTGCCGactgttttacttatttaggcattaagattaccaagaaacacaaggatctaTTTAAAGCCCTTAATTGACCACATCagacaacagtttactaaatggtcaccaatgtccttatctctaATCGGCCGAATcagtgctattaaaatgtttctcCTGCCTAaacttctgtatttatttcagatgatatcagtttttatttctaaatatttttttttgatattattgactcaaaaatttcttcatatatatggcagaataaaaatcccagactaagtaaaaaatacttacagaaatctaaaaaagacggtggtttggcactgccgaaccttagattttcttattgggcagttaatgccCGTTAGTTAACGTTTTggccaaaagatttagaagatacccaatgctcAGGATGGATAcatcttgaacgtgattctatgcaagggctatcattggcttctatccaaggggcctcgttacctttcacaattacgagattgaataaatatacgaggagagagagggggggagagaggggggcggcggggggggagagagggggtgtgtgcgCGAACCACCACCTACCCTCCAATTCTTGATGCGCTTTAACCGGTTCGGGGTCTTCTCCAGGATCTGCAGGAACTCGTGGGTCAGTTCTGTAAAAgccaagacccccccccccagtctccctCCCCCGGGGGGGGAAGGGGCAGTGGGGCGGGGGGAGTAAACAGCGTCACAAACCAACGCcagtgtttagttcagttcagagatacagcgcggaaacaggcccttcggcccatcgaacggtgcagagggagcttcactgagtgtgtgtctgtctgtgagagagagacagcgagagagacAGACGGAGAGACGGACAAagtgacggagagagagagagagagagggatagagacggagagagtgtgtgtgtgtgtgtgtgtgtgtgtgcgtacgcgtGTGTCGGGGTGACAGTGTGGGGCTGtgagagtttggggggggggggggagacactgaCCGTCCAGCAGTTGCCGGGTGACGCTGGGATCCACGTACTCCCACCAGTTCTTGCCGTCGTTGGACACAGGGATCTCCCAGTTGGACCATTTACACGCCAGGTGGATGCAGACGCACGCCACCACCGGGGGGCGATACTGCAGGCAGAACGTGGTGAGGTGTAGactagggggagaggggagggggggagagagggagagggggggggggggagagagagagggggagagaggggggggagagagagggagagggggggagagaggggagggagggagagagagggagggagagaaagggagagagagagggagagaggggggagagagagaggggggggggggagagagagagagagagagaggggtgagggtgagaggaggggagagtttATAGCTGAGAAATACTAAATGATAAATACTAAAGATAgtggcacaaaaagctgtagtgactcagcgggacaggcagcatctggtgaaaaaggaatgggtgacatttcatagaaacatagacataggtgtgcaggagtagaggccatttggcccttcgagccagcaccgccatccaaatgtgatcatggctgatcatccacaatcagtaccccttcctgccttctccccatatcccttcgagaccctttttcagacccaaaacgtcatccattccttctctccagagacgctgcctgacccgctgggtttactccaacactttgtacctgtccatggCGAGGGTtacgagggtggggggggtggggggtgggggggcggacgGAGCGACGGAGGCTACGcagaagaaatggggggggggcacaaaccTATTCGTGGCCATGAAGTAAATGTTTTGCGCGAGATCCTTACTTGCTGTAGAGAACAAGTAGAgacaaggagagggggaggagaggaaagagggggtggaagggagagggggagggggggagagagagggggggggggggggagagaggggggagggaggaggggagggagggagggaggaggggaggaggggggtgggagagagggtgggcggggagagagagtggtgggggggagagagatgaagaTTAGTGCTGCATTCATGTTTATATCATCACTGAACTCTTTGCCTCAGAGCCTTCAATatttccagtttaaaccagcatctgcagttccttcgtacacgcaGGTTTTGTGGGGTAatcgcccctctgtaaattgggtgggtgaggtggggggggggtcggggacgGAGAGACATAGACGGAGAGTCGGGGTGGGAAATGTTTCCGGGCAAGCTGCGGACTGGGACCGTTGTAAGGGATAGCACGGGTagcgctgggccgaagggccattcctCTGTGTACTTGCCTTTTGTTTCCTTACCTCTCACTAGCTGGGTACACTTTACAACGTGCGTgtgagggtgatcgatggtgatcTCGAACCCTGTTAGGCAGAGACGCAGAGTTAGtgttagagacagagagagacggagagagagggagagagggagaaagagagagagagacagtcagaGATACAgttatacaatgcagaaacaggcccttcggcccaacttgtccaccccgaccaacatgccccatctacaccagtcccacaccgaccaacatgccccatctagactagtcccattccgaccaacatgccccgactaacactagtcccaccccgaccaacatgccccatctacactagtcccacaccgaccaacatgccccatctagactagttcccacccaccccgaccaacatgccccaacactGCCCACCCCCCCtgtaccaacatgccccacactagtcccaccccgaccaacattgccccatctagactagtcccaccccgaccaacatgccccatctacactagtcccaccagcccgcatttggcccatatccctccaaacctgtcctatccatgtacctgtccaagtgtctcttaaacgttgcctcaactacctcctccggcagctcgttccatacacccaccaccctcagtgtggaaatgttgcccctcagattcctattaaaatcttttccccttcaccttgaacccgtgtcctctggtcctcgattcccttactctgggcaagagactctgtgcgtctacccgatctattcctctggtgagtgattttgtacacctctataagatcacccctcatcctcctgcgctccagggaatagagtcccagccctgccctaacctctccctgtagctcaggcccctcgagtcccggcaacatcctcgtaaatcttctctgaaccctttccagctcggCAGCAAGCTCCCTGATCTATTctggtggatatatttaaggcagagacagatagattgttgattagtgcgggtgtcaggctttggagagggggcagggacgGTTCACCGTGCTGCTGGGGTTAGAGAGCTTCAGCTACGGGGACAGAATGGGATACACGTGCGTGCAATTCTGAGGGgtgtagacagggtagacagtcagaaccttcccccccccccccccaccgtcccgaGGTTAGTCTCTGACCCCACAGCCCGGCCGTGCTTGATCTCACCGAGGGTCTGTAGAATGACGCTCTCCAGAATGACcaggtcctgggcctcctgcaggTAGAGCTGACACACAGAGAGGAGAGGTGGGTTACTGGAGAcaacagtgtatgtgtgtgatacTGTTGATGT harbors:
- the LOC129715778 gene encoding cyclin-T1-like, with product TIAPAALFLAAKVEEQPRKLEHVIKVAHACLNPQEPPPDVKSELYLQEAQDLVILESVILQTLGFEITIDHPHTHVVKCTQLVRASKDLAQNIYFMATNSLHLTTFCLQYRPPVVACVCIHLACKWSNWEIPVSNDGKNWWEYVDPSVTRQLLDELTHEFLQILEKTPNRLKRIKNWRACQASKKPRLDGVELEEGPGLGSGGLPPQPCSRQPPTLGGTVSWRRGREKGFCSSFGSASRTWRSKAAVIDGALD